GTGCCCGTGAAGGGGATTTTGCCGCCAATGGTCATGCCGGCGGCCACGCCCATCATGTTGGCCTCGGCGATGCCGACCTGGAAAAACCGGTCGGGGTTTTCCTTTTTGAAGGCGTCCATTTTGAGCGAGCCGGTGAGGTCGGCGCAGAGGGCTACCACGTTGGGATTGGTTTTGCCCAGCTCGGCCAGGCCCGCGCCGAAGCCGCTGCGGGTGTCTTTCGATTCGGTGTAGGGGAAGTCTTTCATGGGGAGGTAAGGGAGGTTGAGACGGTTAAACTCCCCTCCTTTTTTAAGGAGGGGACATTTTCACGAAGTGAAAATTGGGGTGGTTAAGCCGTTGAACGACTTACCCCAGAGAATCAAGCAGTATGAAATTTATTTCTGATGGACTGCAACACGCTTTCCAGCGCAGACCAAATCAATTTATTCTCAAAGCGGATTACCTGAATACCGAGCGTATTGAGATAATGGGTGCGGGTGGTATCGTGAGCATTGCCGGCCACTGTGTAGTGGCCGGCGCCGTCAAGTTCCACGGCTAATCGTTCTTCGGGACAGTAGAAGTCCAGCACATAACTACCAACACTGTGCTGGCGGCGGAACTTGCGGCCGGCAAGTTGGCCGCCTTTCAAGGACTTCCACAACGTGGCTTCAGCCGGCGTAAGCGCACTGCGCAAGGTGCGCCGGTCATCTTTTTTCTGCGGAAGGTTGTGGTAGCTGTCCATGATGGAGTGTTGTTCTTTTTTCTTCTAGGCGGGTCGTTCAACGACTTAACCACCCCAGTTTCAGCTTCGCTGAAACATCCCCTCCTTAAAAAAGGAGGGGAGCTTGTCGTTCTGTTTCATTTTCCAAAAATGGCCACCGACGTCGTTTGCCCGCTGCGGATGGTGAAGTTGCGCACGTCGGTAAACTTGCTGGCGGTGCTGGTGGTGGTGCGGAACACCAGACGGTAAGCGCCCGGCTGCATGGGCAGGTTCACTTTGCTGCTGCCGCCGTAGGGCAGGTCATAAATCCAGGTCTGCGACTCGTCGTCGTTGAGCTGGTAGATGCTGCCGTAGCCTTTTAAGTCGGACGTGATGTTGAGCGTGCCCGGCGAGTCATAAGTGAACGTGTATTCCTGGCCTTGCTTGATGGTGATGCGGCGCACGGTGCGCGGCAAGGTCAGAGCCTCTACCTCGTAGTTGCCGGCCAGCAGCTTCTGGCGGGTGCCGAAGTTACCGGCCGTGACGGTGGCGCCCGCCTGGCTGCGCACCAGCGCCCGCACGGTGCCGTAGGGGTTGGGCGTGAGCGGCGGGTTTTGCAGCCACAGCGTGCCCTGCGGTGTTTTGAAGGTGAAGACGTTGGCCTTACCAGGCTTAATGGGCAGGTTGGCCTGGCGCACGGGCGGCACCGTGTTTATCACCAAGTCGTAGCTCTGCAGGGCGTCGATGTCGAGCACATCGGGCTTACCCTGGGCGTCGCGGTAGTGCACGTAGTTGTACTCCGGCTGCTCGGTCACGTTGTTCACGAAGGTCATGTTCACGTTCGTTTCCACGGGGCGGCCGTTGGCGTCGGTCAGGTTGACGGAGACGGTAGTTTTGCTCAGCGTTTGGGCAATGACGTCGTCCATCACCGTGCGGAAGGTTTTCACCTCAGCGGCGTTGTAGTACTGGCCCAGGCATTCGAGCTGCTTGCCAAAATCCCGCTCGGCCCCGATGCCGATGACAAAGGGCTTGAGGAACACGTGCTTGCGCTGCAAGGCAATGGAAGCCGCGCAGGGGTCGCGGTTACACGATTCGAGGCCGTCGGTAATAAGCAACAACACGTTGCGCGACGACTTATCCGTCGGAAAGTCGTTGGCCGACTGCTCCAGCGAGTACGTGATGGGCGTGTTGCCCTGCGCCTTCAGCGTGGTTAGCTTGTCCTTGATAGCCTTGGCGTTGCGCGGCGCAAACGGCACTTCCAGCTTGGAGTCCTGGCAGTTTTTGTCGGCGTTCGGAAACTGATGGCCGTACACGCGCAGGCCCAACTCCAGGTTGGGGTAGGCGTTGAGCGAGTCGACCATTTTACTCAGCATGCGTTTGGCCACGGCCCAGCGCGGCTGGCCTTCCCAGGGCGCCATCATCGAACCCGAAGCATCGAGCAGGAAAAGAATGCGCGTGACTTTGGGCTTCTCGGGCGCAGCGTTTTGGGCGTGGGCGGTGAAGCTCAGAAGAAGCAACAGTACCGTCCAGACGCGACGCCTCACCCCCGGCCCCTCTCCCCAGGGAGAGGGGAGCCGCACGATTTCCGTCAGGAGCATAACCGGTGCCCCCTCTCCTGTTGGAGAGGGGGTCAGGGGGTGAGGCGCCACGTCCGAACGGTACCACATATTAGTAGTCGCCTTCGGTGCCCACTTTCAGCTGGTCGAGGGCTTCGGCCAGCTGCTTGTCGTTCGGGGCCACGCCGTGCCACTTGTGGCCGTCCATCATGAAATCGACGCCGAAGCCCATTTTCGTGTCCATGATGAACATGATGGGGCGGGCTTTGCCGGTGGCGGCCACGCAGTTTTCCAGCGTGGGCAGCAAGGCGTCGAAGTGGTTGCCGTCGCCTTCAATCACGTGCCAGCCAAAGGCTTCAAACTTGCGGCGCAGGTCGCCCAGGCCCCCGATTTCGTCGGTCGAACCGTCAATCTGCTGGCCGTTGCGGTCCACGATGGCAATCAGGTTGTCGATTTTGTGGTGAGCAGCGTACATGGCCGCTTCCCAGTTCTGGCCTTCTTCCAGTTCGCCGTCGCCCATCAGCACAAACACGCGCTGCTTGTCGCCGTTCAGCTTTTTGGCCTGGGCGGCGCCGCAGGCCACGCTCAGGCCCTGGCCCAGCGAGCCCGAAGCTACCCGGATGCCGGGCAGGCCTTCGTGGGTGGTGGGTGGCCCTGCAGGCGCGAGTCGAGCTTGCGGAAGGTGCTCAGCTCGCTCACCGGGAAATAGCCCGAGCGCGCCAGGCACGAATACATGGTGGCCGAGGTGTGGCCGTTGGACAGGAAAAACAGGTCCTGGTCCTTGCCGTCCATGTCGAAGGGCTCGGGGTGGTGCTTCATCACCTTGAAGTAGAGCGCCACCAGCAAATCGGTGATGCCGAGCGAGCCGCCGGGGTGGCCCGAGTTCACGGCGTGCACCATGCGCACGATGTCGCGGCGCACCTGGGTGGCTATTTCCTTGAGCTCCTCGATGGATTTTTCGGGTTTTTCGACGGTTTTGGCGGTGGTGGTATCGGCCATGAGTATGGAGAAAATGGAGTTCAGTGGGGTAAAGGTAGTGAACGGTATAATGGCCGGACGGCCGCGTTTCACGGCTTGCCTATTGCAATCGGTCCCGATAGAAGCCTTAAGAAAGTCACTTACGGGCTCGTGGTAAGCGCCAGCGAAGCGGTAGCACCTTACAGCAGCTGCGCCGTGTGCTCCTTGGTATCTACCTTCTTGATAACCTTCTCAATTACGCCATTTTCGTCAATCAGAAACGTGGTGCGCACGGTACCCATGTATGTTTTGCCGTAATTTTTCTTTTCCTGCCACACGCCGTAGTCCTGCACAATTTTCTTCTCCGTATCGACCAGCAGCGGGAAGGGCAGGTCGTACTTGAGGGCGAATTTCTTGTGGGCGGCCTCGCCGTCGATGCTCACGCCGATGACCTGAATGTTCTGGGCTTCGAGCTCTTCCTGGTGGTCGCGCAGGTTGCAGGCCTGGGCGGTGCAGCCGGGCGTGTCATCTTTGGGATAGAAATAGAGGGCCACTTTCTGGCCGCGGTAATCGTGCAGGCTGACGGTGTTGCCGTCCTGGTCCTGGGCGGTGAAATCGGGAGCGGGTTGGCCGGGTTCGAGGGGCATTTTGGGTTGGGGGTATAGGTTTAGGAATTGCGCGGCCGTCATGCAGAGCGCAGCGAAGCATCTTTACCGCGCAAGTAATCCATTTCGCAGGGATTTAGTTACGCGGTAAAGATGCTTCGCTGCGCTCTGCATGACGTTCCATTAACTCATCTCCCTCCCCCCATACCCTCCTGCCCTACAAGCTCAGCGGAATCACTCGCTCGTTGCCGGCCTGGTCGGTGAGGCGCAGCTCGGCGGGGCCATGCAGGCGCGGGCCCAAGGTGTCGGAAGCCACGGTGAAGAGCAGGGCCTTCTTGTGCTCGTAGCGCAGCATCCGGAACTTGCCGCCGATGAGCAAACGGTAGCTGGCCAGGCCCGACATGTCGTCGCCCACCGAAAACGAGAGCTGCCCGCCCGCGCGCCCAATCAGGCTGCCGCGCGGCGCAGTGGTGTCGCGCAGAATGCGGTAAGAGGCAAACTGACGGATTTGGGCCGTAATCTGGCCCCGGTCGTCCCATTTGCCGCCCACGTAGGCCTTGCCGCCTTTGGCCGTGGCCGCGTAGATAGCCGTGCGCGCCGGGTCGGCGGGCGGGGTGGCGGGCTTGAGGGTGAGGGTAGCCGTGTGGTAGAGGGGCTGCAGCGGCGAGCCCACCGTCCAGAAGCCGCTGCCGGTGGGCTCGGGCTTGAAGGACGTGCTCAGGTAAAGGTTGCCAAACAGCGTTTCGGGGCCGAACACGAGGGTGAGGGCATTGGTGGCGTAGCTGGTTTCCTTGCCCGCCGGAATCATCACCTGGCGGTCGAATTTCTTGGTAATGTTGCCGAAGCGAATGGAATCGGGCAGGCCGGCGCGCAGGTCGTAGAGGTACACGTTTTCGCTGTTCTGCGTGTAGCTGGGCCGGATTTCGAGGCGGCGGTTGCCGCGCAGCAACGTCAGGTTGGCGGCCACGGAATCGGCGCTGGGGTCGGCCACCACGGCCTTCAGCAGGTTGCGCGTCACTTCAAAGCGCAGGGCCGTTTTCTTCACGGCTGCCGAGCGAGTTTTGAAGTATTCGGGCTGCTCGCCGCGCACTACCAGATGCACGGGCGTCTGGTTGTTGTAGGAGTCAGCCAGCGTGATGTCGATGTTGTAGAGCTTGCCAGCTTCTACGTTCAGGCGGCCCTTGCTGGGGCCGGTGGTGTACATGGCCAGGTCGTTGCCGTCGTCCACCCACAGCTTTTGCAGGGTGCGGCCCTGGGTGTTTTGGTATAGGAAATCGACGAAGTTGCCCACCTGCCGCGTGCCCGTCGGGAAGGGCACGGCGTCGATGTTGTGCTCGTAGAAGGGCTGCCCGTTCACCGTCATGGTCACGCGCTGAATGCCGTTCTTGTTCCAGGCATTGTCGAACCTATCGAAGCCCTGCACCAGCAGCCCCACCGTGCCAAAGGCGCTGATGGTATCGGCCCAGGTGGTGGCCACGCCGGGCCCAGGCAGCACTTTGGGCACAAACACGGCCTTGGCAAACACCTTCTTCACCCGCGCCTCAATGCCCAGCGGCTCCAGCGCAAAGGCTTGGAGCTGAGGCGCCACGTGGTCCTGAATTTCGGGGAAGCCGCCCCACTGCAAGGGGTTATATTGCCGGTCCTGGGCGTCGCGCACTTCCCAGTGCAGGTGCGGGCCCGCCGAGCCGCCCGTGTTGCCGCTCAGGGCCACCAGCTCGCCCCGCTTCACGGGGTATTTGTCCTTTTCAAAAAAGGCTTCCAGCTCGTAGCTCTGCTTATCATATTGGCGGCGCAGCAGCTCAGCCGCAAAGGCGCCCTTAAACTCATTCAGGTGCCCGTACACGGTGGTCGTGCCATTTGGGTGCGTGATGTAGAGCACGTTGCCGTAGCCAAACGACGACTGTTTCAGGCGCGACACGTAGCCATCGGCGGCGGCGTACACGGGCTGGTTCACCCCGCCGCCGGTCTTGATGTCGAGGCCGCCGTGGAAGTGGTTGGGCCGCAGCTCGCCCATGCTGCCGGCCAAAAAATTGGGCTTGCCCGGCGCAATGGGAAACATAAAATAGCCCGGCGCCACGGTGGGCCGGCCGGCTTTCAGCAGTTCGCTCACGGTGCTGCGGCTACGCTCGGCGGTGTCGGCTTCCTGCCCTCCTACCCGGCCGGCCATGCCAGCCGCAAGGGCCAGCGCCACACCGGTTATCAACTTCGCTTTATTCTTCAACTTGTAATCTATCAAAAAGGCCGTCATGCAGAGCGCAGCGCAGCATCTTGCTTGCCGCAAGTAATTAATACTGCCTCAACGAAGCGGTAAAGATGCTTCGCTGCGCTCTGCATAACGTTCTGTTTATTCAATCAAAAACGCCCCTACCGCACGTTCAGCTCCAGCAGCTTCTCCCCATCCAGGTAGCCGGTCAGCTGGTCGCCCATCTTTACGGCGGCCACGCCGGCGGGGGTGCCGGTAAAAATCAAGTCGCCCATTTTCAGCGAGATATATTTCGACACGAAGCTGATGATTTTGGCAAACGGGTGCAGCATCAGGCTCGAATTGCCGGTTTGGCGGGTTTCGCCGTTCACTTCGAGGTGGAAGTTGATGTTGGCCAGGTCGGCGAACTCGCTCACGGGCTTGAAGGTGGGCGAAATCGGGGCCGAGCCGTCGAAGGCTTTGGCCAGCTCCCAGGGCAGGCCCTTTTTCTTGAGCTCGCTCTGCAGGTCGCGGGCCGTGAAGTCAATGCCGAGGCCGATGGCGTCGAAATACGTGTGCGCAAACTGCTCCTCGATGTGGCGGCCGTTTTTGCTCACGCGCAGCACCAGCTCCAGCTCGTGGTGAATGTCCTGCGAGAACTCGGGCAAGAAAAACGGCTGGCCACGCTGAAGCAGCGCCGTTTCGGGCTTGAGGAAAATGACGGGCGCGCTGGGCACTTCGTTGTGCAGCTCGGCGATGTGGTCGGCGTAGTTGCGGCCGATGCAAATGATTTTCATGGAAGGAACGGGGGCAACGCGGAAGGAAGTCAAAACTACGCCCCCGGGCGGCCTTGCGACAACCCGGCGGCCGGTTTTTGTGACCTCCGCTGCGCGGCAGCCACAACATTTACCCGCCCTGCTGCCGTATAGGCCGCAACCGCGGGCGCCGCCGCCGGGCAGGCCCGCCGGCCACAACGGCCGCGGCTCTCCGGTTATTATTTCCCTCTTTCCTCCGTACCATGCTCAAAAAACTCACCCTCGTTGCCAGCCTGGCCTTCGTGGCCGCCTGCTCCACGGTGCCCATCACGGGACGCCGCCAGCTCAGCCTCGTGAGCGACACCGAAATCAACACCCTGGCCGCCCAGCAATACCGCGAGGTGATTGCCAAAGGCCCGCTGTCCACCAACTCGCAGGACGTGGCGCTGGTGCGCCGCGTGGGCCAGCGCATTCAGAGCGCCGTGGAAACCTACTTCCGCCAGCAAAACGCCTCCGACCAGCTGGCCGGCTACCAGTGGGAATTCAACGTGATTCAGGACAAGCAGGAAAATGCCTGGTGTATGCCCGGCGGCAAAGTGGCCGTGTACACCGGCATTCTGCCCATCACGCAGGACGAAAACGGCCTGGCCGTGGTGATGGCGCACGAAATTGCGCACGCCGTGGCCAAGCACGGCTCCGAGCGCATGAGCCAGGGCTTGGTGCAGCAATTGGGCGGACAGGCCCTGTCGGCGGCCCTCTCTACCAACGCCCCGGCCACCCAGCAGCTTGCGCTGCAGGCATTTGGCGTGGGCTCGCAGATTGGCCTGTTGAAATATGGCCGCAACCAGGAGTCGGAAGCCGACCACCTGGGCCTGATTTTCATGGCCATGGCCGGCTACAATCCCGACGGCGCCATCACCTTCTGGCAGCGCATGGATGCCCGCGAAAACGCCGCTTCGCCGCCCGAATTCCTTTCCACTCACCCCTCCAACGGCACCCGCATCGCCGACATCCAACGCGAATTGCCGGAAGCCCGTAAGTACTACGCAGCCCGCTAGTGCGTTGCCAGAAAGCCAGAATTATCGGGTGATAATTCTGGCTTTTTCCGCTTTTCCTTTCCCGCTATGAAATTGCTTCCGCGTCTGCTTGGCTTGGGTTTGTTAGGCCTGCTGCTGGCTTTGGTCACCATGTCCTGCGAAAGCAGCAAGACGGCCACCAACGAATTTGGCAGCCCCAACCGCATCAAAGGCGAGGTGATTGCCAAGCCCGAGAGCCGGCAAATCGTGCACTTCACCGACTCCAGCACCGAGTACAAAACGCCCCGCAGCGAGCTGGCCAAAGCCTTTATCCGCCAGTTCAACGACGGCACCGTGGTCGACAAAATCCAGGTGCGCAAGGCCCCCGTCGATTCCGGGACCGTGGCCACGTACTATCTCATCGGCATGGGCCTGCGAGCGGGCACGTTCCGGGCCATGGCCCTGCCCCTCACCAGCGGCGGCGACAACACCTTCTACCTGCGCCCTTCGGCCGAGCGCTACACCCTGAGCAGCACCGGCTGCCCGGCCTGCTTTTTCAACTTCGAGAACGGCCGCATCGTGAGCACCAGCTGCTCCGAAAGCTCGCCCGGCAGCCACTGCGACCTCAAGATTGAACCCAACAACGAGCTGTTTGCCAACGCCCGATGACCACGCGCAACAAATGGCTGCTCCGCGCTGCCCTCGCCGCCCTGGCCCTGCTCATCACCACCGACAAGAAGCCCCCCAAAACACCAAAAAAGCCCGCCGAATAGCGGGCTTTTTTTTTTATGAAGTGACTAGGAAGTGTTAACAGTCGCGTAGCCACAGGACGGTTGCAGCGAGGTGAATAAAGGCCAAAAAATGCGCATCGAGTTTGTCATACCGGGTGGCCACGCGGCGAAACTGCTTGAGGCGGCTGAAAAGGCGCTCAATGGGGTGACGTTGGGCGTAACGCGCCGCGTCGTAGCCCCGCGGGTAGCGGCGCTTGCACCGGGGCGGAATCACGGCACAGGTGCCGCGGGCAGCCAGGGTGGCCACGAGCGGGTCGGAATCGTAGCCCCGGTCGGCCACGAGGTAGGCCGGGGCCAGCCCGTCGAGCAGCGGCAGCGCTTGCGGGGCGTCGTGGCGCTGGCCGGCTGTCAGGCTGCCGCGCACGAACCGGCCCCCAGCGTCGGCCACCGCGTGCAGCTTGGTGGTCAATCCGCCGCGGCTACGC
This DNA window, taken from Hymenobacter sp. 5317J-9, encodes the following:
- a CDS encoding endonuclease domain-containing protein — protein: MDSYHNLPQKKDDRRTLRSALTPAEATLWKSLKGGQLAGRKFRRQHSVGSYVLDFYCPEERLAVELDGAGHYTVAGNAHDTTRTHYLNTLGIQVIRFENKLIWSALESVLQSIRNKFHTA
- a CDS encoding VWA domain-containing protein; amino-acid sequence: MLLLSFTAHAQNAAPEKPKVTRILFLLDASGSMMAPWEGQPRWAVAKRMLSKMVDSLNAYPNLELGLRVYGHQFPNADKNCQDSKLEVPFAPRNAKAIKDKLTTLKAQGNTPITYSLEQSANDFPTDKSSRNVLLLITDGLESCNRDPCAASIALQRKHVFLKPFVIGIGAERDFGKQLECLGQYYNAAEVKTFRTVMDDVIAQTLSKTTVSVNLTDANGRPVETNVNMTFVNNVTEQPEYNYVHYRDAQGKPDVLDIDALQSYDLVINTVPPVRQANLPIKPGKANVFTFKTPQGTLWLQNPPLTPNPYGTVRALVRSQAGATVTAGNFGTRQKLLAGNYEVEALTLPRTVRRITIKQGQEYTFTYDSPGTLNITSDLKGYGSIYQLNDDESQTWIYDLPYGGSSKVNLPMQPGAYRLVFRTTTSTASKFTDVRNFTIRSGQTTSVAIFGK
- the bcp gene encoding thioredoxin-dependent thiol peroxidase, with protein sequence MPLEPGQPAPDFTAQDQDGNTVSLHDYRGQKVALYFYPKDDTPGCTAQACNLRDHQEELEAQNIQVIGVSIDGEAAHKKFALKYDLPFPLLVDTEKKIVQDYGVWQEKKNYGKTYMGTVRTTFLIDENGVIEKVIKKVDTKEHTAQLL
- a CDS encoding peptidoglycan DD-metalloendopeptidase family protein → MKNKAKLITGVALALAAGMAGRVGGQEADTAERSRSTVSELLKAGRPTVAPGYFMFPIAPGKPNFLAGSMGELRPNHFHGGLDIKTGGGVNQPVYAAADGYVSRLKQSSFGYGNVLYITHPNGTTTVYGHLNEFKGAFAAELLRRQYDKQSYELEAFFEKDKYPVKRGELVALSGNTGGSAGPHLHWEVRDAQDRQYNPLQWGGFPEIQDHVAPQLQAFALEPLGIEARVKKVFAKAVFVPKVLPGPGVATTWADTISAFGTVGLLVQGFDRFDNAWNKNGIQRVTMTVNGQPFYEHNIDAVPFPTGTRQVGNFVDFLYQNTQGRTLQKLWVDDGNDLAMYTTGPSKGRLNVEAGKLYNIDITLADSYNNQTPVHLVVRGEQPEYFKTRSAAVKKTALRFEVTRNLLKAVVADPSADSVAANLTLLRGNRRLEIRPSYTQNSENVYLYDLRAGLPDSIRFGNITKKFDRQVMIPAGKETSYATNALTLVFGPETLFGNLYLSTSFKPEPTGSGFWTVGSPLQPLYHTATLTLKPATPPADPARTAIYAATAKGGKAYVGGKWDDRGQITAQIRQFASYRILRDTTAPRGSLIGRAGGQLSFSVGDDMSGLASYRLLIGGKFRMLRYEHKKALLFTVASDTLGPRLHGPAELRLTDQAGNERVIPLSL
- a CDS encoding fumarylacetoacetate hydrolase family protein, giving the protein MKIICIGRNYADHIAELHNEVPSAPVIFLKPETALLQRGQPFFLPEFSQDIHHELELVLRVSKNGRHIEEQFAHTYFDAIGLGIDFTARDLQSELKKKGLPWELAKAFDGSAPISPTFKPVSEFADLANINFHLEVNGETRQTGNSSLMLHPFAKIISFVSKYISLKMGDLIFTGTPAGVAAVKMGDQLTGYLDGEKLLELNVR
- a CDS encoding M48 family metallopeptidase, with amino-acid sequence MLKKLTLVASLAFVAACSTVPITGRRQLSLVSDTEINTLAAQQYREVIAKGPLSTNSQDVALVRRVGQRIQSAVETYFRQQNASDQLAGYQWEFNVIQDKQENAWCMPGGKVAVYTGILPITQDENGLAVVMAHEIAHAVAKHGSERMSQGLVQQLGGQALSAALSTNAPATQQLALQAFGVGSQIGLLKYGRNQESEADHLGLIFMAMAGYNPDGAITFWQRMDARENAASPPEFLSTHPSNGTRIADIQRELPEARKYYAAR
- a CDS encoding IS5 family transposase (programmed frameshift), whose translation is MDYLLTDAQWARIAPLLPGREGTKGGRGQDNRRFVEAVLWLLRNGCRWRALPAAWGNWHTTYTRFQRWTASGVWARVLAAVQEDDALHTLLVDSTTVRVHQHASGARKKTGPQALGRSRGGLTTKLHAVADAGGRFVRGSLTAGQRHDAPQALPLLDGLAPAYLVADRGYDSDPLVATLAARGTCAVIPPRCKRRYPRGYDAARYAQRHPIERLFSRLKQFRRVATRYDKLDAHFLAFIHLAATVLWLRDC